CACTGGGAACATGGCAGCAGGTTATCTGCCTGAATCTTGACAACCGGTCAAGGACGAGAAAAGTAATAGTTCAGGTAGTCGGTGAATAAAAAAGAAGCCCTGGCAGGACTTCGATTTTATTGCTGTTGCATTATGAAGTTGATGAAATCAGGGCTGAGTCTGGTTTCTTTTACCATTTTATCGGCAATTTTGTCTTCTGCAAGCCCTTCCTTCCTGTATTCGTCAATGCGGTCATAGACGTTCCTGGATACTTCGGAATACTCGTTGATATCCTTCCTGTGTCCCCAGACATCGCCTTCAAGAAGCTCTATTCCCTGCATTTCAAGATACATTTTTGCGGAAGAGGATATTGTTCTCTTGTAAGAGCTGGGTATGTGCAATGCTTTCACCTTTGGGCATTTGAGCACAAGGGTGAAGATGTCCGTGTTTGAAGGACGGAATGCGAGATGCACAATTTCCTCATCTTCATTTAATGTGTTTATTTCTTCTTTTGAGCTAACTACACGTATTTTCATTGTTGGTCCCTTCTGTCTTTGTTCAAGACTAATTTGTGAGGAAAAAATCTTTCAGATCTTCCACCAAAGTGTATATACAGAATCTATTCTATATAAAATTTATTCGAAACGGCAAAAGATTAATTTGGAGTATTTTTATCATCTGCATAACAGGCAGAAAAATCCTTTCGAATGCATTTTTTCATCTGAATCAGAAAGATTATACGCCTTGATAACTATCACAGCTAGCAGGAAGGTTGTTCATGAAAAGCTTTCAAACTGGATCCGTTACAATTGAATGGCTGGG
The DNA window shown above is from Methanohalophilus levihalophilus and carries:
- a CDS encoding DUF1699 family protein, encoding MKIRVVSSKEEINTLNEDEEIVHLAFRPSNTDIFTLVLKCPKVKALHIPSSYKRTISSSAKMYLEMQGIELLEGDVWGHRKDINEYSEVSRNVYDRIDEYRKEGLAEDKIADKMVKETRLSPDFINFIMQQQ